From Ruminococcus sp. HUN007, a single genomic window includes:
- a CDS encoding serine protease, with protein MEGSVSASSINKKYADVDQNTVLDVCDLKTIKAYITHSLSYLPYSESGNTYSNCNNYVFPSDSSRNYTKYNCSTGTTSTYTLNSLSNYMPRTGNFDGRQIDSSANAKSIVMLEYKKNDGQWWQGSGFIVDKHTIATCAHCIYNGTSFNTNYTIKIYDSDGSTLLNTLYAKELHVPSNYISSSSSNYDYGLIYVDSSLSSYGNIALGTATDYFMSTSSDLSISGFPLEVSGSPVVDVRYYETGEVLPSTNSDLIRCSAYASNGDSGGPMYIQYSLNGSTFRSAIGICGYYNYNLGVRYSGGVRITTPILRFYMDNDNIG; from the coding sequence TTGGAAGGCTCAGTTTCTGCTTCGAGTATCAATAAAAAATATGCTGATGTTGATCAGAATACAGTTTTAGATGTATGTGATTTAAAAACTATAAAAGCATACATTACGCACTCACTTTCATACCTGCCGTACAGTGAGAGCGGAAACACTTATAGTAATTGTAACAATTATGTATTTCCGAGTGATTCATCAAGAAACTATACAAAGTATAATTGCTCTACAGGAACAACATCAACATACACTTTAAATTCGTTATCTAATTATATGCCACGTACTGGAAACTTTGACGGAAGACAAATAGATTCTTCTGCTAACGCCAAAAGTATTGTGATGTTAGAATATAAAAAGAATGACGGGCAATGGTGGCAAGGCTCAGGCTTCATTGTAGATAAGCACACAATTGCGACATGTGCACATTGCATCTATAATGGTACATCATTTAATACAAATTATACAATTAAAATCTATGATTCTGATGGCTCAACGCTTTTAAACACACTTTACGCCAAAGAACTCCATGTTCCAAGTAATTACATTTCAAGTTCTTCTTCAAATTACGATTACGGGTTGATATATGTTGACTCCAGTTTATCAAGCTATGGTAATATTGCATTAGGAACCGCAACAGATTACTTCATGTCAACCTCTTCGGATTTATCAATAAGTGGATTTCCTCTTGAAGTTTCAGGATCACCAGTTGTAGATGTTAGATATTATGAAACCGGTGAAGTTTTGCCATCGACAAATTCTGATCTGATTCGTTGCTCGGCTTATGCCAGTAATGGTGACAGCGGTGGTCCAATGTATATACAATACTCTTTAAATGGCTCGACATTTCGCTCAGCTATTGGAATATGTGGTTATTATAACTATAATCTTGGCGTAAGATATAGTGGAGGCGTTAGAATTACGACTCCTATACTTAGATTTTATATGGATAATGACAACATCGGATAA
- a CDS encoding type II toxin-antitoxin system PemK/MazF family toxin, translated as MKHIMRGQVYLAILTGTGCEQRGKRPVLIIQNNVGNHYSPTTLVAPITSSKKKRNLPVHVPVESDRLYKDSVILCEQIQVMDKSRLRKKLCTLGDDVMEQVNKAVGISFDLNGGNTNE; from the coding sequence ATGAAACACATAATGAGAGGTCAGGTTTATCTGGCAATACTCACGGGAACAGGATGCGAACAGCGAGGAAAAAGACCAGTGCTTATCATTCAGAACAATGTCGGCAATCACTACAGTCCGACTACACTGGTAGCTCCGATCACTTCTTCAAAGAAGAAAAGGAATCTTCCGGTTCACGTTCCGGTGGAGAGCGACAGACTTTATAAGGATTCGGTTATCCTCTGTGAACAGATACAGGTAATGGATAAGTCGAGACTGAGAAAAAAGCTCTGCACACTCGGTGATGATGTAATGGAACAGGTGAACAAAGCTGTTGGAATAAGTTTCGATCTGAACGGAGGAAATACAAATGAGTAA
- a CDS encoding WYL domain-containing protein, translating to MANNEKNSIQRLKILYLYKIMLEQTDELHPITMSEIINQLKLCGISAERKALYQDIEALCTFGLDIKQLKGNTSGYYVASREFELPELKLLADAVTSSRFLTERKSNELLKKIEGLASVHEAKQIHRQVFVSNRVKAMNERIYINVDTIHRAISEGKKISFKYFDYDIQKKKKYRDGLRVCSPYALSWTDERYYLIAHYEKYTSISNFRVDRMESVKILEEDIVPKPSDFSIAEYMNSSFSMFSGESRDVKLRFDNKLINTVIDRFGKDVSLIPDGNEHFTVHVKVKAEAPFFAWLFQFGSKAKIIEPEELKTKYMVHLNEVLETMK from the coding sequence ATGGCTAACAATGAAAAGAATTCAATACAGAGATTAAAGATTCTCTACCTATATAAGATAATGCTCGAACAGACTGACGAACTGCATCCGATTACTATGAGCGAGATAATAAATCAGCTTAAACTCTGCGGAATATCTGCTGAAAGAAAAGCTCTTTATCAGGATATTGAAGCGTTATGTACTTTCGGACTGGATATAAAGCAGCTCAAAGGAAACACTTCCGGTTACTATGTAGCAAGCCGTGAGTTTGAACTTCCGGAACTGAAACTTCTTGCTGATGCAGTTACATCATCACGTTTCCTTACCGAGCGGAAATCGAATGAGTTGCTTAAGAAGATCGAAGGCCTTGCAAGTGTACATGAAGCAAAGCAGATTCATCGTCAGGTGTTCGTATCCAACAGAGTCAAAGCAATGAATGAACGTATCTATATAAATGTTGATACTATTCATCGTGCAATATCTGAAGGAAAGAAAATCTCCTTCAAATATTTCGACTACGATATTCAGAAGAAGAAAAAATACCGTGACGGTCTTCGCGTCTGTTCACCGTATGCTCTCAGCTGGACAGATGAACGCTATTACCTTATTGCACACTATGAGAAGTATACTTCAATATCAAATTTCCGTGTGGACAGAATGGAAAGTGTAAAGATTCTTGAAGAAGATATCGTACCCAAGCCTTCGGATTTCAGCATAGCTGAGTATATGAACTCATCATTCTCAATGTTCAGCGGAGAATCAAGAGATGTTAAGCTCCGTTTTGATAACAAGCTTATCAATACCGTCATTGACCGCTTCGGAAAAGATGTATCTCTTATTCCTGACGGTAACGAGCACTTTACTGTTCACGTGAAAGTAAAAGCAGAAGCACCGTTCTTCGCATGGCTGTTCCAGTTTGGCAGTAAAGCAAAGATCATTGAACCGGAGGAGCTGAAAACAAAGTACATGGTTCATCTGAATGAAGTGCTGGAGACGATGAAGTGA
- a CDS encoding IS5 family transposase — MNGQLSFSDMEYSLRKRQGKKEAFLNRMEEIIPWDSWIQIIAPYYPSGNHGRPVKGIETMLRMYLLQDWFNLSDEGVEDAIYDSYAMRKFMKINFMHEQVPDATTLLKFRHLLEEHNIGDAIFKDVNDRLEKAGLIMHGGTIVDATIIAAPSSTKNAKGERDPEMHQTKKGNQWYHGMKVHAGVDAGTGYVHTITGTAANVHDSTEASKLIRNDDEIMYGDSGYLGVPAQNAIKQDEHHKNMKFEINKRPSSLKTSDDYNGINWDKKMEHDKSSVRCKVEHAFLIVKNTFGYSKVAYKGIKKNMNRFNFLFASANLLMCSRAGRTAEFCKG; from the coding sequence ATGAACGGACAGTTAAGTTTCAGCGATATGGAATATTCCCTTAGAAAGCGTCAGGGAAAAAAAGAAGCGTTTCTTAATAGAATGGAAGAGATAATTCCATGGGATTCATGGATTCAGATAATCGCTCCTTACTATCCGTCAGGTAATCATGGCAGACCTGTAAAAGGTATCGAGACCATGCTTAGAATGTATCTTCTTCAGGATTGGTTCAATCTATCAGATGAAGGTGTCGAAGATGCTATTTATGATAGCTATGCAATGAGAAAATTCATGAAAATAAATTTTATGCATGAACAAGTTCCGGATGCAACAACATTACTGAAGTTTCGACATCTTCTTGAAGAACATAATATCGGCGACGCTATTTTCAAGGACGTTAATGATCGACTTGAAAAGGCAGGACTTATCATGCATGGTGGTACAATTGTTGACGCAACAATAATTGCAGCACCAAGTTCAACAAAGAATGCCAAGGGAGAACGTGATCCTGAAATGCATCAGACTAAGAAAGGCAATCAGTGGTATCATGGAATGAAGGTACATGCTGGAGTAGATGCTGGAACAGGATATGTGCATACAATAACCGGAACAGCGGCAAATGTGCATGATTCCACTGAAGCATCTAAGCTTATTCGCAATGATGATGAAATAATGTACGGCGATTCTGGTTATCTTGGTGTTCCGGCACAGAATGCCATAAAACAGGATGAGCATCATAAAAACATGAAGTTTGAAATCAATAAAAGACCGTCAAGTTTAAAAACCTCAGATGACTATAACGGTATTAACTGGGATAAAAAGATGGAGCATGATAAGTCATCAGTAAGATGCAAAGTGGAACATGCTTTCCTCATTGTAAAGAATACATTTGGATACTCAAAAGTAGCATACAAAGGAATAAAAAAGAACATGAATAGATTCAATTTTCTATTCGCATCAGCAAATTTGCTGATGTGTTCTCGTGCAGGAAGAACTGCAGAATTTTGCAAGGGGTAA
- a CDS encoding plasmid recombination protein: MKEKRLTFSQGKGSITHNNREFVANNVDPARTPDNITFIAQPIAEAYDQLFRESTERYNAKQTRNDRKISDYYEHLFGCKPCNTIKVNALDQKSFYEVLVQVGKKEDTGIGTEDAQVAADILKEYMESFQERNPNFYVFNAVLHMDEATPHLHFDYIPVGHYKRGQDTQNGIAQALKEMGYGGGKMAIAKWRAAQIDVLNEICRKHGIEPLPPEESRGTLEVEEYKEQRRKADALAVENAQAETELSETKAELEKAAKAKAKLMEIDSVETGKTVFGGKITVSKEDWDNVTALAKKEVASQKQTKKLRKERDDAVQELDALKSKFEVISSELSAYKKKEANKHYFSRENMAAESKRIKREEQLSRDLQKAMTVIDAHGLRDEYNHTKVNTAHRKNVLE, from the coding sequence ATGAAAGAGAAAAGACTGACTTTTAGCCAGGGCAAAGGATCAATCACGCATAATAATCGTGAGTTCGTTGCGAACAATGTTGATCCTGCACGTACCCCTGATAATATCACTTTTATCGCTCAGCCGATAGCCGAAGCATATGATCAGCTTTTCAGAGAATCAACCGAGCGTTACAACGCAAAGCAGACCAGGAACGATCGTAAGATCAGCGACTATTATGAACATCTTTTCGGATGTAAGCCGTGCAATACTATAAAAGTAAATGCACTCGATCAGAAAAGCTTCTATGAAGTACTGGTTCAGGTCGGCAAAAAAGAAGATACGGGTATCGGAACCGAGGATGCACAGGTCGCTGCTGATATACTGAAAGAATACATGGAAAGCTTTCAGGAACGCAACCCGAACTTCTATGTTTTTAACGCAGTTCTTCACATGGATGAAGCTACTCCCCATCTGCATTTCGACTACATTCCTGTTGGTCATTACAAGCGCGGTCAGGATACGCAGAACGGTATAGCTCAGGCACTCAAAGAAATGGGATACGGCGGTGGTAAAATGGCTATTGCCAAGTGGAGAGCCGCTCAGATAGATGTACTGAATGAAATCTGCCGTAAGCACGGTATCGAACCCCTTCCTCCCGAAGAATCCAGAGGAACACTCGAAGTTGAAGAATACAAGGAACAGCGTCGTAAAGCTGATGCTCTGGCAGTAGAAAATGCTCAGGCTGAAACAGAACTTTCAGAAACGAAAGCGGAACTTGAAAAAGCTGCAAAAGCGAAAGCCAAGCTCATGGAGATTGACAGCGTGGAAACAGGTAAAACCGTATTTGGTGGAAAAATCACTGTGTCAAAAGAAGACTGGGACAATGTTACTGCCCTCGCCAAAAAGGAAGTAGCATCGCAAAAGCAGACAAAGAAGCTACGCAAGGAACGTGATGATGCAGTACAGGAACTTGATGCACTCAAATCCAAGTTCGAGGTGATTTCCTCAGAGCTTTCAGCCTACAAAAAGAAAGAAGCTAATAAACATTACTTCTCACGTGAGAATATGGCAGCTGAAAGTAAGCGTATCAAGCGAGAAGAGCAGCTTTCCCGTGATCTGCAAAAGGCTATGACCGTCATTGATGCTCACGGTCTGCGTGATGAATACAACCACACAAAAGTAAACACAGCACACAGAAAGAATGTGCTGGAATAA
- a CDS encoding ImmA/IrrE family metallo-endopeptidase — protein MYAYEINSFVQKLKKKFRTDDPFEIAEACNIVIKYKDFTDLKGMYTVIQRCPYIFLNKSLDEHMEKIVLFHELGHHFLHRHHAVSAFKENGLYDMSSKLEIEANIFAANFIIRDEDVMENVGYGYTTEQAAMAMCVPHEMLLIKLNDMNVRGCSLNIPFIPKSDFLA, from the coding sequence ATGTACGCATATGAAATCAACAGTTTCGTGCAGAAGCTGAAAAAGAAATTCCGAACGGACGATCCGTTTGAAATTGCAGAAGCGTGTAATATTGTTATAAAATACAAAGACTTTACCGATCTTAAGGGCATGTACACTGTCATCCAGCGATGCCCGTATATATTTCTGAACAAATCTCTTGACGAACACATGGAGAAGATAGTTCTCTTTCATGAGCTCGGCCATCACTTCCTGCACAGGCATCATGCTGTTTCTGCTTTCAAGGAAAACGGACTTTATGATATGAGCTCGAAACTTGAAATAGAAGCCAACATCTTTGCGGCAAACTTCATCATCCGCGATGAGGATGTAATGGAAAACGTGGGGTACGGATACACAACAGAACAGGCAGCAATGGCAATGTGCGTACCGCATGAAATGCTGCTTATCAAGCTTAATGATATGAACGTAAGAGGATGTTCACTGAACATTCCGTTTATTCCGAAATCAGATTTTCTGGCATAA
- a CDS encoding helix-turn-helix transcriptional regulator, which produces MELKDRIAKIRRMRGLTQADLAEKAGVSARAIQNYEGGTRTPKKDILAKIADILGVDEKALASDDEYFVIEANEKYGSKGKAAAKKLIENASALFAGGDISEEDKANVMEALQEAYWEAKITNKKYTPKKYRKDQNSEENSGE; this is translated from the coding sequence ATGGAACTTAAAGACCGAATCGCAAAAATCAGAAGAATGCGCGGACTTACACAGGCAGATCTTGCAGAAAAGGCCGGCGTATCTGCACGTGCCATTCAGAATTATGAAGGCGGAACACGCACTCCGAAGAAAGATATACTCGCTAAAATCGCAGATATCCTTGGAGTTGATGAAAAAGCTCTTGCATCTGATGATGAATATTTCGTAATCGAAGCAAATGAGAAATACGGATCAAAAGGAAAAGCTGCCGCAAAGAAACTTATCGAAAATGCTTCTGCACTTTTTGCCGGCGGAGATATTTCAGAAGAGGACAAGGCGAACGTTATGGAAGCTCTTCAGGAAGCATACTGGGAAGCTAAGATCACGAACAAAAAATATACTCCGAAGAAATACCGCAAGGATCAGAACAGTGAAGAAAATTCCGGTGAATAA
- a CDS encoding dockerin type I repeat-containing protein: MNKKIVSLLSCFIMFLSSSASTVYAETELIHETQKIYQLMENYIAENYPGDAKTVISDDNTIEIIFREVSKEEHEFNGAAISKSISEYLENNNIDSSKVNVAFRIESPAAASPVIAGDIDHNDSIDVTDLTELSLALLGDKELTADQQKAADIDGDGAVTLADLARLQQYLSKKINSL, translated from the coding sequence ATGAATAAAAAAATTGTTTCTCTTCTTTCGTGTTTTATAATGTTCTTGTCTTCTAGTGCTTCAACAGTATATGCTGAAACAGAACTGATACACGAAACGCAAAAAATATATCAGTTAATGGAGAATTATATAGCTGAAAATTATCCAGGTGATGCCAAAACCGTCATATCCGATGACAACACAATCGAAATAATATTTCGTGAAGTCTCTAAAGAAGAGCATGAGTTTAATGGAGCTGCTATTTCAAAAAGTATTTCTGAGTACTTAGAGAATAACAATATTGATTCTTCAAAAGTTAATGTAGCGTTTAGAATTGAGTCTCCTGCAGCAGCATCACCTGTAATTGCAGGTGACATAGACCATAATGACTCAATTGATGTTACAGATCTTACAGAACTCTCACTTGCACTTTTAGGCGATAAGGAACTTACAGCAGATCAGCAAAAAGCAGCAGACATTGACGGTGACGGAGCAGTCACTCTTGCCGACCTTGCAAGACTTCAGCAGTATCTTTCCAAAAAGATCAATTCTCTTTAA
- a CDS encoding phage antirepressor KilAC domain-containing protein, whose translation MSNEVKIFENEEFGSVRTVTIGGEPWLVGKDVAEKLGYADPRSAVSKKVDKEDRGVAKMATPSGVQEMTIINESGFYSLVLSSKLPSAKKFKRWVTSEVLPSIRKTGSYSTEEKLRTNNALLEERISSLEPKAEYYDFIMKSRKLIKVSDIAYEYGTTAAGFNLLLFRLGIQYRSHNTWFLTEQYEGKGYVSTDIRRSYDYRTGSYREYVHTRWTQKGVEFLYRTLDSFGITPVRNDSYLHLQKKILIFAKIQFRLRSLFSR comes from the coding sequence ATGAGTAATGAAGTAAAAATATTTGAAAACGAAGAATTCGGTTCTGTAAGAACAGTGACCATTGGCGGTGAACCGTGGCTTGTTGGCAAAGATGTTGCCGAGAAACTCGGATACGCTGATCCGCGAAGTGCTGTTTCCAAAAAGGTCGATAAGGAAGACAGAGGTGTTGCTAAAATGGCAACACCTTCAGGAGTACAGGAAATGACGATCATCAATGAATCGGGTTTTTACAGCCTTGTTCTTTCAAGTAAGCTTCCTTCTGCAAAGAAGTTCAAGCGCTGGGTGACGTCAGAAGTTCTCCCTTCAATCAGAAAGACGGGTTCATATTCCACAGAGGAGAAACTCAGAACAAACAACGCTCTGCTTGAAGAAAGGATCTCCTCACTTGAACCGAAAGCTGAATATTATGATTTCATAATGAAAAGCAGAAAGCTTATCAAAGTTTCTGATATAGCATATGAATACGGAACAACAGCTGCCGGTTTCAACCTTCTGCTTTTCAGACTTGGTATTCAGTACAGATCACATAACACCTGGTTCCTTACTGAACAGTATGAGGGCAAAGGTTATGTAAGCACTGATATACGAAGATCATATGATTACAGAACCGGATCTTACAGAGAATATGTTCATACCAGATGGACACAGAAAGGTGTTGAATTCCTCTACAGAACACTTGATTCTTTCGGGATCACACCGGTAAGAAATGATAGTTACTTGCACTTACAAAAAAAGATTTTGATTTTTGCAAAAATACAGTTTCGATTACGAAGTCTTTTCAGCAGATAA